The Candidatus Omnitrophota bacterium DNA window TGTTAAATAGGCTTGCATAACTTTCGAGCGAAGCCGCGTGTATCTTGATCTTGCCCAAAAGGTGCCTTACCCTCCACAGCCTGTGCTCGGGATCTTCCAGCGCAACGCGCCTGACCAGTCCGTGGACCTCATAGCCTTTTTTTAATAAAAATTCTGCCATGTACGAACCGTCCTGGCCGGTTATTCCTGTTATAATGGCTCTCTTCATACTTTCCACCTTCCTTTTATAGCCTACTATTATATCATTATAGGCGGGTGTATTTCTACGGATTATTTTGTTTTAAAGGATTTTGAGGGGATTGAGGAGCGTGGGGGGTGTATTTGGGTTGTAACTTGTACTGATAATTCTGTACGTCGCCGGACCAGTCCAGCTGGCATAGTGATTCGAGCAGTTTTTCTCTCATTTTTTTGACATCTGCCCTCTTCATATTCTCGGTTTCAACTGTGAGCCCTCCCTCCTGGTATCCCGCTATATTGAAGTACTGCTCATAGTTCTTCTCAAAATAAATTATACCATAGTTCTGCGGATTGTTCCAAACATCACAACCCGGAAAAGGAACAAAGTTAAAAAGCGTGTATTGATGAGGGCGGCACTCCAGCATAAGATCGGCGGTATCCTGTATCGTCTGATATGTCTCTCCTGGAAAACCGACTATAAGAAAAACCTTAACTATAAGCCCGGCCGCCTTGGCGTTTTTAATCGCTTTTTTTATCTGCTCTACCGTTGTATGCTTCTTCATCTTGCGCAGCAATTCCTGAGAACCGGTCTCTACACCAAAGGCAATGTTCCTGCAGCCTGCCGCGTAAAGGTCTTCATAGACCTCCGGGTCATTCACCCTTACAGTGCCGTTCGCGCGAAAGCGTATGTCCAACTGCTTAAACCGTTTGGACATCTCTCTTACCCTGACCCTGTCCAAGGTCATCGTATCGTCATAAAAAATAAAATTCCTGACACCGTATTTTGATTTTATCAATGACAGCTCATTAATAACATTATCGAGATGCCGGAACCTGATCTTTTTACCAAACATGAAATTACAGCAAAATGCACATGTATTGGGACAACCCCTGCTGGTAACAAAACTTAGGCTTAGCTGGCCATCTACCTTTCTGTTATATGAGTGTATGTCTATTAATCCAAGATCCGGACATGGTAATTCGTCTAAATTTGAAATAAGCGGGCACCTGATGATCCTGGATTCCGGCGGCTTGCCGCTAGCCAGGTTCGTTACTAAATCGCGCAGGGCATACTCCCCTTCGCCAATGACTACATAATCAAAATCTTTAAGGGTTTCTTCAGGCAAAGCGGAAGGATGCGCTCCCCCCGCAACACTTATGGCTCCGGGATTATTCTGCTTGGCAAGTTTTAACATTTCTTTACATATATAATATGAGGGAGTGTATATCGTGAAGCCATATACGTCTGCCCAGCCAATTAGATCGGCCCAGCGTTTCATCGGTATGGACGATAAATCGAGAACCCTGGTTTCATACCCTGCCTTGCGCAGCACAGTGGCTAAGTACAACTGTCCAAGCGGGATATCCAGCCTGTCATCAAGCGAATTGGGTTGAGGCGGATGTATAAGACAGACCTTCATGCGATATTCCTTATTTTTGGTGCGAACTTTTCAGAAAATCAATATCATCTTTTGTAATATTATATATTAGCAGAGACCCACCCACCCATTCAACAGGTTTTATTTTATCCAGCCATTTTATTCTTTTTGCCGGAAAAGCAGTAGTCTCAATGACATAAAATCCTTTATTAGGGATCAGTACCTCTTCATTCGTTATCAGCGTATATGGTATGCGATAGTAATCACATACTTTATCGCAACTAAATACCGCATCTATCGTTATCTTGTTTATATTATTCTTTTCAAGATATTCTTTCAGCCTCTTCCAGTCCTGGCCCCAGGCAATGTTAGAATCGCCAAGGTACTTATAACCGTTCTTAAAACCTCCGACCATCCTATTAAAATATGAAAGATGCGCCGGGTATGAACTGAGGACATCCGCTGATAGTATTATTATCAAGGCAGATAAGGGATACTTCATCACCTTAGAGTTTCTTACTATGAACACGCTATAGCCGGCCATGACAAATAAAAACGGATAGACCGGCAATATATGACGAATACCTATATTCAATTTGTTTATAAACATGGCGATAAAAAGATAAATAAATGCCGGCATTATAAGAACCACCTTCATTAACATCTTTTCTTTTTTCATGCATAGCCCGATTGCCCCCAACAAGAAGAATAACAATGTAACAAAAGGCTCTTTAAAAAATATAGCAAGAGGGAAATAATACCACCACCCCCCTGACTTTGAATTAACCCCTAATAGATACGAATCCTGACCATATTGCGCATGGCCCTCAAAATAGGCAAAACCTTTGAAATACGGCATGGTTGCGCTGTGAAAAGGAAACCAGGAGTACTTGGTATAATCGAGTATAACTATTACGAATGCGGCCGTCATGATAATGAGCAGTGACCTGCCCACAAAGTTTATTTTTGAGAAAATCGTCTTTTTGTTATAAAAAAGGTAAGAGATCGCGTATACAGCCAAGGCCGGCATTATCAATCTAAAGGATTTTTTATAAGAAACGGCGAATATCAAAAAAGGCAGAAATAGGGCCGCATGTGTCATCCATTTTTTTAAAGTCGCTTTCTTAGGTGCGTGAACCGGGTAAAACCCCCTCAGAAAAATAAGAAAATGCGATACCGGCATTAAAAGCAGTCCGCTGAATTTTGAAATAAAACTTAGGCCCGTGAAGGCGGCCACGGCAATAAGAACCCCTGTCTTCTCTGTTTCGAAATATCTCATCAGATAATAAATGGCTGCAAAATAGAAACAGCTTATTGTGGTATCCATGGTAACCAATGAAGAATGGCCTAAAAATAAGGGGGATAATACAAATAGCGATAAAGAAATAAAGCCCGCAAATGCGCCGTTGAGCCTTTTAGAGTACAGGTATATGAATAATCCCAAGAGTGCGGCAATAATAATATCCACCGCTCGAGAAAGTAAAAGTAGTAGCTCCAGGTCATTGCCGCGGTTGTAAAGAAAATCGTTCTGGATCTTGACAATATCGTCCGGGACTGAAGTGCGGTAAATTTCAAAAGGAAAATTTAATTTTACAAACAAAAGAGGAAGTGCCGCCAGTTGTTTTACGAAAGGCGGATGTTCTATGTTGAATCTATAGTCATGAAACTTAAGATTTATATAACCGACCGTGATATGCGTTTTTTCGTCGGATGTTATGGAATTAGTAGCGGCATAATACAATCCGCTCATTAAAAAAAATAATAGCAAAATCGCTACAGATATTTTTTCTGTTGTTTTCATACTAAGCCTTCCCAATAATAAATGAGCCCATAACCAAATAATCGATTTCAGTTTGTATAAAACATCTGTAAGCGTCTTCGGGTGTACAAACGATCGGCTCGCCCATCCTGTTAAAAGATGTATTGATAATCATAGGGCATCCATGGTCTTTATAAAACTGCCTTATTAAATCGTAAAAAAGAGGGTTGTCTTCGCGCTTGACCGTCTGTACCCTCGCTGAGCCGTCAACATGTGTTATGGCCGGAAAACCGGATTTTTTAACCGCCGACACAAAAAGCATGTAGGGGCTTTCGCATTTGAGGTCAAAATAAGCTTGCGATTTTTCTAAAAGTACGCTGGGAGCGAATGGCCTGAACGCTTCTCTAAATTTTACCTTTGAATTAATCATGCCGCGCATATATTTTGAGCGCGGGTCCGCCAGAATACTGCGGTTTCCCAGAGAGCGCGGCCCAAATTCCATTCTACCCTGAAACCAACCGATTATTCTTTGATCGGCCAGAAAACCGGAAACTATTTTAAGCAAAGTCTTTCTTTCCAGTTTCTTATATTTTATATTATTTTCTTTTAAATAGCCTTCTATTTCTTCATCAGAGAACAATGGGCCCAGAAGACTCGCTTTCTGCCGATCCCTATTTCTGCTAACTTTTCGGGGCTTGCCCATGTATTCATGCCAACCTATAAATGCCGCCCCTAATGCGCAGCCCGCATCTGAAGAAGAAGGCTGAATCCAGACTTTCTTAAATGGTCCCTCCCGTAATATTTTTCCGTTTGCCACGCAATTAAGCGCGACTTCTCCCGCCATACACAAGCTTTCCAAACCGGCTTTTCTGTGAAGGCGCCTTACCATGTTCATCAAGGCCATTTCTGCGACCGCTTGCACCGAACAGGCCAAATCCCTGTGCCTTTTTTTTATTTCCTCTTCTTTTCCTCTAGGAGGCCCGCCGAAAAGATCATTAAAATTCTTACCGGTTATTTTATGTCCGGAACGATAATTAAAATATGACGGGTTTAATTTAAATGTGCCATTTTCTTTTAGTTCGATCACTTTTTCTAAAATAATATCGGTATAAACCGGATCGCCATACGGGGCCAACCCCATCAATTTATATTCATCAGAGTTTGGAATAAACCCGCAATAATATGTAAATGCCGAATACAACAAACCTATTGAATCGGGAAACCTTGTGAGGGAGTGAATTTTTGTAGAATTACCCGCCCCGCTACCAAGGGTCGCCGCTATACCGTTTTCCGCCCCGTCAACTGTAAGTATGGCGGCTTCCTTAAATGGTGATGGGTAAAAGGCGCTTGCGGAATGAGTAAGATGATGCCTGGAAAATATGATCTTTGCATCAAAATTTAGTTTTTTTTTACAACTTCTTTATAAACATCATCGTGAAATACCACTAGATCGATATCGCTCTTTTTGATTCCGGCTTCGCGCAGGCAATAGTGTATGGCATTTTCAGGGAAACTCGAATCGTGTTTTTTGCGCGTAAAACGCTCTTCCTGTGCCGCCATTATGATCTGGCCGTCTTTAAGAAGGGCCGCTGCCGCATCACGATAAAACGCCGATATTCCTAAAATATAATTAGACATATTTTACCCTGCAACATTCGCATGTACGCCTCAGGCCATCGTCAAGCGAGACCTTGGGCCTCCACCCGAGGGAAAATATCTTTGAAGAATCAAGCAATCTACGAGGGGTTCCGTCAGGTTTATCTTTCTGGAATATTATTTTACCATTATATCCGATCACGTTCCTCACCTTTTCCGCCAGCACCCTGACAGAGGTTTCTTTCCCAACCCCCATGTGCACAAGCTCGCTCTTGTCATATTTATTCATGAGAAAAATAAACCCTTCTGCGGCATCATCTATAAACATAAACTCTCTTTTAGGGGCGCCGGTCCCCCATACCGTAAATTTATTACGGCCGGGATCAATGGCTGCCAAATTGGCCCGTTCTATCAGCCCTGCTACTACGTGCCCTTCTCTCCCAAAGTGGTCGCCCGGGCCATAGACAGTTGCCGGTACAACACAAATAAAATCGGTCTTATGCTGCCTATTATAAGACTGGCACATCTTTATACCCGCTATCTTGGCAACTGCAAACGATTCACTCGTCGGCTCTATTGAGCCTGAGAGCAGGTACTTTTCCTTCATGGGCTGAGGGCAATGCTTAGGGTATATGCATGCGCTACCCGGAAAAAGCAGTTTTTTTATTCCATATTTATACGCTGAGTGTATTACGTTCGTCTGAATAGCGATGTTCTGACAGATAAAGTCAGCGGGATAGGTATTGTTTGCATATATTCCTCCAACCTTAGCCGCCATAAGAAAGACATATTCCGGACGTGAATCTTTAAATAATTTATCGATCTTGATGCAATCGGTCAGGTCCAGTTCTTTATGGGTCCTTAATATCAGGTTCTTATAGCCGTCCGCCTTTAACTTTCTTACCAATGCTGAACCAATGAATCCGGTGTGGCCGGCAACATAAATACGGGAATTTTTATTCATATTTTATTTCGCGTTAGCGGTTATAAATTTTTCTATCACATTCATGATATAATCGATATGCTCATCGCCTAGATCCTGATGAACTCCTATATGCAGGCCGTTATTACCCATAAACTCTGCGTTGGGAAAATCTCCTAATTTATAGCCCAGATAAGCAAACCCGGGGCATTGGGTGGGCATTGAAGAAAAGAGATCCCGCGTATCAATGCCATTTTTCTCCAGATAATCCACAAATCTGTCCCGGCTAAAAGGCGAGCCCTCCTTAACAATGATGGGGAAAGCATGGGGCCCGATCTTCTCGTCTTTGTCTTCCTGTATCGTAGTCAAATAATCATCAAATTTCTTGAGGCGTTTTATCATCGTCAAAAGATTATGCCTTCTTTTATCTATGATCTTATCGTATATTTCCAGACTGCCCAAGCCAACGGCGGCCTCTAATTCATTCATCTTGGAAGAATATCCTACCCTTTCAAAGATAAACCTTATGTCCTTGCCGTATTGAAACCTCTTTTTACAATAATCGGAAGCCGTGTTGACTATACATATATTACATTTACAGGCGCGGCCATGGCAACGGAGCGACCTTAATATATCAGCAAATTTCTCTTTATTGGCAGTAACAATGCCGCCCTCTATGGTAGTGATAATATGCGCGAGGTAAAGGCTATACGCGGCCATATCCCCCCATTCTCCTACTTTCTTACCTTTATAGGCCGCTCCATGCGCCTCAGCGGCATCTTCTATTACATACAGATTGTTCCTTTTGGCTATTTTATTAATAATATCCATTTCAGCCGGTTTGCCCATAAGGTGTACCGGCATGATAGCGCGTGTTTTTTTAGTGATAGTTTTTTCTATAAGATTCGCATCTATATTTAATGTAGCTCTCTCGATATCCACAAATACCGGCTTAAATCCGGCATGTAAAACAGCATTACCTGTAGCAACGAAGGATAGGGCAGGGATGATTATTTCATCACCGCGCTTCGCGCCAAAATCATAAAGCACCGCCAATGCCAATACATCGGCGTCGGTCCCGCTGCTGACAGCAACCGCTTCCTTCGCGTTTACAAGCTTGGCAAATTTTTTCTCAAACTCACGGACATATTTGCCGCTGGAAACCCTTTTTGAGTTAAGGGCTTTGCCAATAAGATCTTTAGATTTTTGCGTAATGTCTATCGTTCCAAATGGAATCTTCATGCTTTTTCGCCTTTATATATCTTTCCGGGGTTCCAATATCGATAAAAAAACTTGATTTCGGATACCCGAAAGTCTTGCCTCCGGTCAATGACGGAAAAAAATCGCGTTCTAAAGAAAATCTTTTTCTTTGCGGCATTAGATCAAAGACCTGCCTGTCAAATATATAGACGCCGACATTGACCAGGCATTTTTTTGCCTTGCTCCTTTTTTCATTAAAACTTTTTATACATAAAGATCTATCCAGCTCAACAATTCCGTATTCCCTGCCATCGGAAACCTGCCCTAATAATATCGAAACAACGGCCTTATTCTTATTATGAAATTTTACGAAATCTAAGGGGTTGAACTTACAATACGAATCTCCGTTCAAAACAAAAAAATATCTGCTCCTTATTTTCTTTCTTGCATTCTTTACCGCGCCTCCCGTATCAAGAGGGCTTCTTTCTCGGGAAAATAAAATATTCAATCCGGTTTTTTTGTTACGGGTATAATGTTCTTTTATAGCTCCCGCCTTGTACCCCGTACCTAGAATAAAACGCCTGAATCCGAAACCTGCCATATAATTCAGGATCAGGTCAAGAAACGGCTTGCCGCCTATCTCCACCATGGGCTTGGGATTATTACGAGAAATCGCCCTTAATCTCTTTCCCAAGCCGCCGCAAAGAATAAAAACATCGATATCTTTGATCATATTTCCTGTGGATTATAGTAGATTATCTGGCTTCCCTCGTTCTCAAAATTAAATTTTACTTCCAGGAAATCTTCCAGGGCCTTTGAAACCTTTTGCCGGTTCTCCGGCTTCACGAATAAAAGCATAAAACCCCCGCCGCCCGCGCCCAAAAGTTTTCCTCCGACAGCACCGGACTTTTGGGCCTTTTCATACAAGCTATCTATCTGGGGGTTCGATATTCTTTTCGAAAATTGCTTCTTGATCTGCCAGGATTCATGAAGCAGTTTTCCGAACTCCGAGATGTCCTGGTTGCTGTTCAGGACATCAACAGCGCGGTCAACCATCTGACGCATCTTATTCAGCTCTTTTTCTTTCTCCGGGGTATTTCTGATCTGCTCCGCGGCGATCTCTGAGGCAAAACGCGAAAATCCAGTGAATATCAACATAAGATGGTCTTGCAAATGACCGATTTTTTCTTTAGGTAAAGTCATCGCCTCTACTCTGAAATTATGGTCATTGTGAAAAATTATCTTATTGAACCCCCCGTGCGCAACGGCGATCTGATCCTGCGAACCTACATTTTCCTTGAGCACGACCCTTTCTATGTGGATCGCTTCCTTTGCCAATTGCTCCTTAGAGACTATTTTGCCTTTCAAGGCATAAAGAGAATTAAGCATACCTACCGTAAAGGATGAGCTTGACCCCAATCCCGACCTGGCAGGCAGATCCCCGTCATGATGCACCTCTACCCCTTTATCAATTTTAAAATATTCCAACAACGCCCTGACTACCGGATGCTTAATGTCTGCGGATGATTTTATGTTCTCTACTATAGAATAAACGATCCTGTGTTTATGTTCAAAAAACGGAGGCAGGTAACGTATGTTTATATAGCAATATTTATCTATGGTAGTGGATAGCACGGCGCCTCCGCATTTTTCAAACCAGGCGGGATAATCTGTGCCGCCGCCAAAAAAAGAAATCCTAAAAGGAGTTTTGCTTATTATCATTTCAGTACCTTTCTCCCCAATCTTGTTTCTGACATTTTCTCTACATTAGTCCTTACTGCTGGCCCAAATTTTTTCTCAAGCATACTTAAATAAGCCGGATTACTAAAATATCTATGGAACGCATCATCTCTAAATTTTAAAACTTCTTTAGCGCTGACATGTTTGGTAGGTAAGGGTAACGTCTCATATGAATGTTGTGAAAAACCATGCCATTCTTCGGGAAGTTCCCATTCCTCTTTCTTTGCAATGCCGTACAACTTAGAGCCCGGATATGCCATGGCGCAATAAAAATTGGCAAATTCACAACTAAGATCCATTGCCATATCGAGCGTTTCCTGCATCGTCTCCATGGTGTCATCAGGCAAACCAAAGATATAGTTCCCGATAACCCTGATGCCTTCATCCTGAATAATCCGGACAACATTTTTCACATCCTTCACCCTCATCTTCTTAGAGGAACTGTCCCTTATATCAGCGTTTGCAGACTCAATGCCAAGGGCAATCCAGTTTATCCCCGCTTTTTTCATTTTTTCTAAATTTTCGGGTTTCACCGTATCAACGCGCGCGTATGCCCAAATATTTAAATCGTAGCGTCTTTCTAAAAGCAAGTCTACGATCTTCATATAATGGCGTTCATCCAGCACAAATAATTCATCAACAATCTTGATATTCCTGACGCTGTATTCTTGTACCAAAATACCTATCTCATCAACAACCATATGCGGGCTTCTGTATCGTATGCCGGGCTTCCCGAAAAGCGCGTTTATACAACAAAAGATACAATCATACGGACAGCCAAGACTGGTATATATAGCCGCGTACGGCGCCCGGCGTCCGATATCGTCAAAACAATGCCAATTATGCGCTCGGTAAAGATTCATCGGGAGCAGATCCCATGCCGCGATCGGAATTCCGATATCCAGATTCTTGATCAGCGCCGCTCTCTGATTATTTCTTATCATGCCCCCTTCAGAAAACCATAGGCCGGGAACATGCGAAAACTCATTTTTTCCTGATTTCAAAACACCTATCAGGATCTCTAATGTAAGCGGCCCT harbors:
- a CDS encoding radical SAM protein, with translation MKVCLIHPPQPNSLDDRLDIPLGQLYLATVLRKAGYETRVLDLSSIPMKRWADLIGWADVYGFTIYTPSYYICKEMLKLAKQNNPGAISVAGGAHPSALPEETLKDFDYVVIGEGEYALRDLVTNLASGKPPESRIIRCPLISNLDELPCPDLGLIDIHSYNRKVDGQLSLSFVTSRGCPNTCAFCCNFMFGKKIRFRHLDNVINELSLIKSKYGVRNFIFYDDTMTLDRVRVREMSKRFKQLDIRFRANGTVRVNDPEVYEDLYAAGCRNIAFGVETGSQELLRKMKKHTTVEQIKKAIKNAKAAGLIVKVFLIVGFPGETYQTIQDTADLMLECRPHQYTLFNFVPFPGCDVWNNPQNYGIIYFEKNYEQYFNIAGYQEGGLTVETENMKRADVKKMREKLLESLCQLDWSGDVQNYQYKLQPKYTPHAPQSPQNPLKQNNP
- a CDS encoding glycosyltransferase family 39 protein, whose product is MKTTEKISVAILLLFFLMSGLYYAATNSITSDEKTHITVGYINLKFHDYRFNIEHPPFVKQLAALPLLFVKLNFPFEIYRTSVPDDIVKIQNDFLYNRGNDLELLLLLSRAVDIIIAALLGLFIYLYSKRLNGAFAGFISLSLFVLSPLFLGHSSLVTMDTTISCFYFAAIYYLMRYFETEKTGVLIAVAAFTGLSFISKFSGLLLMPVSHFLIFLRGFYPVHAPKKATLKKWMTHAALFLPFLIFAVSYKKSFRLIMPALAVYAISYLFYNKKTIFSKINFVGRSLLIIMTAAFVIVILDYTKYSWFPFHSATMPYFKGFAYFEGHAQYGQDSYLLGVNSKSGGWWYYFPLAIFFKEPFVTLLFFLLGAIGLCMKKEKMLMKVVLIMPAFIYLFIAMFINKLNIGIRHILPVYPFLFVMAGYSVFIVRNSKVMKYPLSALIIILSADVLSSYPAHLSYFNRMVGGFKNGYKYLGDSNIAWGQDWKRLKEYLEKNNINKITIDAVFSCDKVCDYYRIPYTLITNEEVLIPNKGFYVIETTAFPAKRIKWLDKIKPVEWVGGSLLIYNITKDDIDFLKSSHQK
- a CDS encoding GDP-L-fucose synthase, with protein sequence MNKNSRIYVAGHTGFIGSALVRKLKADGYKNLILRTHKELDLTDCIKIDKLFKDSRPEYVFLMAAKVGGIYANNTYPADFICQNIAIQTNVIHSAYKYGIKKLLFPGSACIYPKHCPQPMKEKYLLSGSIEPTSESFAVAKIAGIKMCQSYNRQHKTDFICVVPATVYGPGDHFGREGHVVAGLIERANLAAIDPGRNKFTVWGTGAPKREFMFIDDAAEGFIFLMNKYDKSELVHMGVGKETSVRVLAEKVRNVIGYNGKIIFQKDKPDGTPRRLLDSSKIFSLGWRPKVSLDDGLRRTCECCRVKYV
- a CDS encoding DegT/DnrJ/EryC1/StrS family aminotransferase, with translation MKIPFGTIDITQKSKDLIGKALNSKRVSSGKYVREFEKKFAKLVNAKEAVAVSSGTDADVLALAVLYDFGAKRGDEIIIPALSFVATGNAVLHAGFKPVFVDIERATLNIDANLIEKTITKKTRAIMPVHLMGKPAEMDIINKIAKRNNLYVIEDAAEAHGAAYKGKKVGEWGDMAAYSLYLAHIITTIEGGIVTANKEKFADILRSLRCHGRACKCNICIVNTASDYCKKRFQYGKDIRFIFERVGYSSKMNELEAAVGLGSLEIYDKIIDKRRHNLLTMIKRLKKFDDYLTTIQEDKDEKIGPHAFPIIVKEGSPFSRDRFVDYLEKNGIDTRDLFSSMPTQCPGFAYLGYKLGDFPNAEFMGNNGLHIGVHQDLGDEHIDYIMNVIEKFITANAK
- a CDS encoding sugar phosphate nucleotidyltransferase; this translates as MIKDIDVFILCGGLGKRLRAISRNNPKPMVEIGGKPFLDLILNYMAGFGFRRFILGTGYKAGAIKEHYTRNKKTGLNILFSRERSPLDTGGAVKNARKKIRSRYFFVLNGDSYCKFNPLDFVKFHNKNKAVVSILLGQVSDGREYGIVELDRSLCIKSFNEKRSKAKKCLVNVGVYIFDRQVFDLMPQRKRFSLERDFFPSLTGGKTFGYPKSSFFIDIGTPERYIKAKKHEDSIWNDRHYAKI
- a CDS encoding kinase; translation: MIISKTPFRISFFGGGTDYPAWFEKCGGAVLSTTIDKYCYINIRYLPPFFEHKHRIVYSIVENIKSSADIKHPVVRALLEYFKIDKGVEVHHDGDLPARSGLGSSSSFTVGMLNSLYALKGKIVSKEQLAKEAIHIERVVLKENVGSQDQIAVAHGGFNKIIFHNDHNFRVEAMTLPKEKIGHLQDHLMLIFTGFSRFASEIAAEQIRNTPEKEKELNKMRQMVDRAVDVLNSNQDISEFGKLLHESWQIKKQFSKRISNPQIDSLYEKAQKSGAVGGKLLGAGGGGFMLLFVKPENRQKVSKALEDFLEVKFNFENEGSQIIYYNPQEI
- a CDS encoding radical SAM protein; this encodes MPDRIDIVLINPGDRKQVYQDMGQDYSAIEPPFWAAVIAAYLRNNKHTIAIIDANAENITPEETAARVKKLNPLLAAVIVYGSQPSASTQNMTIAGRICKAIKDNTAVKVAIGGLHPTALPKQTLEEESVDFAIEGEGPLTLEILIGVLKSGKNEFSHVPGLWFSEGGMIRNNQRAALIKNLDIGIPIAAWDLLPMNLYRAHNWHCFDDIGRRAPYAAIYTSLGCPYDCIFCCINALFGKPGIRYRSPHMVVDEIGILVQEYSVRNIKIVDELFVLDERHYMKIVDLLLERRYDLNIWAYARVDTVKPENLEKMKKAGINWIALGIESANADIRDSSSKKMRVKDVKNVVRIIQDEGIRVIGNYIFGLPDDTMETMQETLDMAMDLSCEFANFYCAMAYPGSKLYGIAKKEEWELPEEWHGFSQHSYETLPLPTKHVSAKEVLKFRDDAFHRYFSNPAYLSMLEKKFGPAVRTNVEKMSETRLGRKVLK